The following are encoded together in the Mumia sp. Pv4-285 genome:
- a CDS encoding phosphotransferase family protein, with translation MTTSTHAPRSVTPEAQDWLARALPEAVPPFHLVAITGGYSMLTSLMTDTAGNTWVLRQPPSGQSSGGAHDPFRESRTMAALWESDVPVPRVRATGTSDDPLGPCHVTDFVDGLVLTEAAQAQAALTPEALRVATTNLVEALAALHDVDPEAVGLGDLGPKENYNGRQIRRWHSILDTLAEAAAPEVSRRIPGLRAVGDDLARRLPVDTAGRLVHGDYRLGNTITATDGTIRAILDWELVTRGEPLADLGTLLVFWDPPIEAMLGTRVPTAAPGSISADEVVDTYVGETGADVSDLFLYRALASWRLACLTLRTAVRFGDGAGNSDADPLLFLRTCDVWTSLAREQLSVRTGA, from the coding sequence ATGACGACGTCCACGCATGCGCCCCGGTCCGTCACGCCCGAGGCGCAGGACTGGCTCGCGCGGGCACTGCCCGAGGCGGTCCCGCCGTTCCATCTGGTGGCCATCACCGGCGGCTACAGCATGCTGACATCGCTGATGACCGACACCGCCGGAAACACGTGGGTCCTCCGGCAACCCCCATCCGGGCAGAGCAGTGGCGGCGCCCATGACCCGTTCCGCGAGTCACGCACGATGGCGGCGCTGTGGGAGTCGGACGTGCCCGTACCCCGGGTCCGGGCCACGGGTACGTCCGACGATCCGCTCGGTCCGTGCCACGTCACCGACTTCGTCGACGGTCTCGTGCTCACCGAAGCCGCTCAGGCGCAGGCGGCGCTGACCCCGGAGGCCCTCCGAGTAGCGACGACGAATCTCGTGGAGGCGCTGGCGGCGCTGCACGATGTCGACCCAGAGGCTGTCGGGCTCGGAGATCTCGGCCCGAAGGAGAACTACAACGGTCGGCAGATCCGCCGCTGGCACTCCATCCTGGACACCCTCGCCGAGGCCGCCGCACCGGAGGTCAGCCGTCGCATCCCTGGCCTGCGGGCCGTCGGCGACGACCTGGCACGACGTCTCCCGGTCGACACCGCCGGCCGTCTGGTGCACGGCGACTACCGGCTCGGCAACACGATCACCGCCACGGACGGGACCATCCGCGCCATCTTGGACTGGGAGCTCGTCACCCGAGGGGAGCCGCTCGCCGACCTCGGGACGCTGCTCGTCTTCTGGGATCCCCCTATCGAGGCGATGCTCGGCACCCGCGTGCCGACCGCGGCGCCCGGATCGATCAGCGCCGACGAGGTGGTCGACACCTACGTGGGCGAGACCGGCGCTGACGTCAGCGACCTGTTCCTCTACCGCGCGCTGGCCAGCTGGAGACTCGCCTGCCTGACGCTGCGCACGGCCGTGCGGTTCGGCGATGGAGCCGGCAACAGCGACGCAGACCCGCTCTTGTTCCTCCGCACCTGCGACGTGTGGACCAGCCTCGCCCGCGAGCAGCTCTCGGTGCGAACCGGCGCGTGA
- a CDS encoding DUF7065 domain-containing protein: MDMLVETIAPEHEFRHRPDDDPAYNESTYYNFSSSEAGITGWVRVAMQPNQPSAQAGILLFLPGETLFDYRRTREVSPDQLSAGGLHIEIVVPLEKQRLRYEGTLASFADPRVLSTPSDAFKKAPRRQVTIDLTVEGDGRSFGTNGDDPANVVESTMALGHFEQFITVSGEITVDGASHSLDGAGLRDHSWGPRDWAGPLWYRWITASLDDGSAIMVLYVARRDGEVTREAAVVRDGVLSAAEFENVTVTWTPDGFGERVVCALQTDDGPLTLTATAKEPATFAPLRHSRTDDDGTVLDTRIGYAPYEFLTSDGRRGTGIVEILDQMVDGLPIGMRTATDSR; encoded by the coding sequence ATGGACATGCTCGTGGAGACGATAGCCCCGGAGCACGAGTTCCGTCATCGCCCCGACGACGACCCGGCGTACAACGAGAGCACCTACTACAACTTCTCGTCGAGCGAGGCCGGGATCACCGGGTGGGTCCGGGTCGCCATGCAGCCGAACCAGCCGTCGGCGCAGGCGGGGATCCTGCTGTTCCTGCCCGGCGAGACCCTGTTCGACTACCGGCGGACCCGCGAGGTCTCCCCCGACCAGCTCAGCGCTGGGGGTCTGCACATCGAGATCGTCGTGCCGCTGGAGAAGCAGCGCCTCCGCTACGAGGGCACCCTCGCCTCGTTCGCCGATCCCCGCGTCCTCAGCACCCCGTCGGACGCGTTCAAGAAGGCGCCTCGGCGCCAGGTGACGATCGACCTGACCGTCGAGGGTGACGGGCGGTCCTTCGGCACCAACGGCGACGACCCCGCGAACGTCGTGGAGTCGACCATGGCGCTCGGGCACTTCGAGCAGTTCATCACGGTCAGCGGTGAGATCACCGTGGACGGCGCGTCCCACTCGCTCGACGGCGCCGGTCTGCGCGACCACTCATGGGGACCGCGCGACTGGGCCGGTCCGCTCTGGTACCGGTGGATCACGGCCAGCCTCGACGACGGCTCCGCGATCATGGTCCTGTACGTCGCACGCCGCGACGGCGAGGTGACGCGCGAGGCTGCGGTCGTCCGCGACGGTGTGTTGAGTGCGGCCGAGTTCGAGAACGTCACCGTCACGTGGACACCGGACGGCTTCGGCGAGCGTGTCGTCTGCGCCCTGCAGACCGACGACGGCCCGCTGACCCTCACGGCGACGGCGAAGGAGCCGGCGACCTTCGCGCCCCTGCGCCACAGCCGCACGGACGACGACGGCACCGTCCTGGACACCCGCATCGGCTACGCGCCGTACGAGTTCCTCACCAGCGACGGTCGACGCGGCACCGGCATCGTCGAGATCCTCGACCAGATGGTCGACGGACTCCCGATCGGTATGCGCACCGCGACGGACTCTCGATGA
- a CDS encoding MBL fold metallo-hydrolase — protein MAKRREWADVVVETVAPDVHRIPVEMPGDALEATNVYAIVGARSVGLVDAGWFAGDAMGDLERGLGAVGASLGDVSTIAVTHVHPDHYTLAVELMRSRGCRVLLGAGERASLDAIQDGTHGRRAFVSSLTRSGVPMSMVEPFLHPQSGSEKYAEPTDWLHDGDKVELGDLTVEALATPGHTRGHVCFASDDIGVLFTGDHILPRITPSIGFEVTDERHMSLSDYLASLRLVKERADARMLPAHGAVGPSVHARVDELLHHHDVRLAQCGDAVGAGARTAFDVAKRIPWTKRERALSDLGPMDQLMAVQETRAHLEVLDLEGRVLSVRGDDVDEYALA, from the coding sequence ATGGCGAAGCGACGTGAGTGGGCAGATGTGGTCGTCGAGACGGTGGCCCCGGACGTGCACCGCATCCCGGTGGAGATGCCTGGCGACGCCCTCGAGGCGACCAACGTCTACGCGATCGTCGGGGCCAGATCGGTGGGGCTCGTCGACGCCGGGTGGTTCGCGGGCGACGCGATGGGCGACCTCGAGCGCGGGCTGGGCGCCGTCGGCGCCTCGCTCGGCGACGTCAGCACGATCGCCGTCACGCACGTCCACCCCGACCACTACACGCTCGCCGTCGAGCTCATGCGGAGCCGAGGGTGCCGCGTGCTCCTCGGCGCCGGTGAGCGGGCCTCGCTCGACGCGATCCAGGACGGCACCCACGGCAGGCGGGCGTTCGTCTCGTCGCTGACCCGCAGCGGCGTCCCGATGTCGATGGTCGAGCCGTTCCTGCATCCGCAGTCGGGGTCGGAGAAGTACGCCGAGCCGACCGACTGGCTCCACGACGGTGACAAGGTCGAGCTCGGCGACCTGACCGTCGAGGCCCTCGCGACCCCCGGGCACACCCGCGGCCACGTGTGCTTCGCCAGCGACGACATCGGCGTGCTTTTCACCGGTGACCACATCCTTCCCCGCATCACCCCGTCGATCGGGTTCGAGGTCACCGACGAGCGGCACATGTCCCTCTCGGACTACCTCGCCTCGCTCCGCCTCGTGAAGGAGCGCGCCGACGCGAGGATGCTGCCGGCGCACGGCGCCGTGGGGCCGAGCGTCCACGCTCGGGTCGACGAGCTGCTCCACCACCACGACGTCAGGCTGGCGCAGTGCGGCGACGCGGTGGGGGCGGGGGCGCGAACGGCGTTCGACGTGGCGAAGCGGATCCCCTGGACCAAGCGCGAGCGCGCCCTCAGCGATCTCGGGCCGATGGACCAGCTGATGGCGGTCCAGGAGACTCGTGCTCACCTCGAGGTGCTCGACCTCGAGGGACGCGTCCTGAGCGTGAGAGGCGACGACGTCGACGAGTACGCGCTGGCTTGA
- a CDS encoding thiolase family protein produces the protein MRDAVIVGAVRTPIGKRNGAYADVHPVDLSAHTLRALVDRVGLDPAAVDDVVWGCVQQVGAQALNVGRLAVLAAGWPETVPGTTVDRQCGSSQQAVHFAAAAVVSGQADVVVAGGVESMSIVPLGATSVEEYGRPYGPMFAARYPQTPDQGIGAEMVAEKWGLSRAQLDEYALRSHERSVAAIQSGAFDSQYALVPGTGLTTDQGVRPDTSLEVLSSLRPAFKEDGVIHAGNSSQISDGAGALLITTSEKAKELGLRPLVRLRSLAVAGDDPTIMLTAPIPATAKALARAGLSIGDIGAYEINEAFASVPLAWLAETQADPERLNPLGGAISVGHPLGGSGAALMTRLVHSMVDNDIQYGLQSMCEGGGMANATVLERV, from the coding sequence ATGAGAGATGCGGTGATCGTCGGCGCTGTCCGCACGCCGATCGGCAAGCGGAACGGCGCGTACGCCGATGTCCACCCGGTCGACCTCTCGGCGCACACGCTCCGTGCGCTGGTCGACCGCGTCGGACTGGACCCCGCGGCCGTGGACGATGTCGTCTGGGGCTGCGTCCAACAGGTAGGGGCGCAGGCCTTGAACGTCGGCAGGCTCGCCGTCCTGGCCGCAGGCTGGCCAGAGACCGTTCCTGGGACGACGGTCGATCGGCAGTGCGGATCGTCTCAGCAGGCTGTGCACTTCGCCGCAGCAGCGGTGGTCTCAGGGCAGGCCGACGTCGTCGTCGCCGGTGGGGTCGAGAGCATGTCGATCGTGCCGCTGGGCGCCACGTCGGTCGAGGAGTACGGGAGACCGTACGGACCGATGTTCGCGGCGCGCTATCCGCAGACCCCCGACCAGGGGATCGGCGCCGAGATGGTCGCGGAGAAGTGGGGCTTGTCTCGCGCGCAGCTCGACGAGTACGCCCTCCGCTCCCACGAACGCTCGGTCGCGGCCATCCAGAGCGGTGCGTTCGATTCTCAGTACGCCCTGGTGCCAGGGACAGGGCTCACCACGGACCAAGGCGTGAGGCCCGACACGTCGCTCGAGGTGCTGAGCTCGCTGAGGCCCGCGTTCAAGGAAGACGGCGTGATCCACGCGGGCAACTCCTCGCAGATCTCCGACGGTGCCGGCGCGCTTCTGATCACGACGAGCGAGAAGGCCAAGGAGCTGGGGCTTCGCCCCCTGGTCCGGCTCCGCAGCCTCGCCGTGGCGGGCGACGACCCGACCATCATGCTCACCGCTCCGATCCCCGCAACGGCGAAGGCCCTCGCGCGCGCCGGGCTCTCGATCGGCGACATCGGAGCCTACGAGATCAACGAGGCCTTCGCGTCCGTCCCGCTGGCGTGGTTGGCCGAGACGCAAGCGGATCCAGAGCGGCTGAACCCCCTCGGCGGCGCGATCTCGGTGGGACACCCCCTCGGAGGCTCGGGTGCTGCGCTGATGACCCGCCTCGTCCACTCCATGGTGGACAACGACATCCAGTACGGGCTGCAGAGCATGTGCGAGGGCGGGGGCATGGCCAACGCCACCGTTCTGGAACGAGTCTGA
- a CDS encoding Rieske 2Fe-2S domain-containing protein, which produces MKDWPYDVFPTGWYQIGYSAELAPGDVRPVKFFDQDLVLFRSDDGEVSLLDAYCAHLGAHLGHGGRVKGNCIECPFHGWLWNTDGSLKEIPYAPNATRKVSLDRWHTAEVQGLLIAWYDGHGRPPFWEYPGVPEFGDQENFYPIYPYGADHVGVRKIITQMPIENTPDYFHFPLVHGTGQPGRPRLWEEQGEYLHTRMGYWFGYGKQASWLTPDGPVDGETETEAWGLGLSLARFHIDDFITAQMTATTPVDKEHSQIFCTMAVSREPGSKMDDPPTGRAEQMLRFQDAQIRRDFAIWENQKYIEHPPYAGGEEIYYSRFRRWSKQFYLDKPYRDGATLEGDQRKAEDWTVPTYDHNPA; this is translated from the coding sequence ATGAAGGATTGGCCGTACGACGTATTTCCTACGGGGTGGTACCAGATCGGATACTCGGCCGAGCTCGCGCCGGGAGACGTGCGTCCGGTCAAGTTCTTCGACCAGGACCTCGTCCTCTTCCGATCGGACGACGGCGAGGTGTCGCTGCTCGATGCCTACTGCGCCCACCTCGGCGCACATCTCGGGCACGGCGGACGGGTCAAGGGCAACTGCATCGAGTGCCCGTTCCACGGCTGGCTGTGGAACACGGACGGGTCGCTCAAGGAGATCCCCTACGCGCCGAACGCGACGCGGAAGGTGTCGCTGGACCGGTGGCACACCGCCGAGGTGCAGGGGTTGCTGATCGCCTGGTACGACGGGCACGGGCGCCCACCGTTCTGGGAGTACCCGGGCGTCCCAGAGTTCGGTGATCAGGAGAACTTCTACCCGATCTACCCGTACGGCGCCGACCACGTCGGCGTGCGCAAGATCATCACGCAGATGCCGATCGAGAACACTCCCGACTACTTCCACTTCCCGCTCGTCCATGGCACGGGGCAACCCGGTCGGCCGCGACTCTGGGAGGAGCAGGGCGAGTACCTGCACACCCGCATGGGCTACTGGTTCGGGTACGGCAAGCAGGCGTCGTGGCTGACGCCCGACGGACCCGTGGACGGCGAGACCGAGACCGAAGCCTGGGGGCTCGGCCTGTCTCTCGCCCGCTTCCACATCGACGACTTCATCACCGCCCAGATGACCGCGACGACCCCCGTCGACAAGGAGCACTCGCAGATCTTCTGCACCATGGCGGTGTCGCGCGAGCCCGGGAGCAAGATGGACGACCCGCCGACGGGTCGAGCGGAGCAGATGCTGCGCTTCCAGGACGCTCAGATCCGTCGCGACTTCGCGATCTGGGAGAACCAGAAGTACATCGAGCATCCTCCGTACGCCGGTGGGGAGGAGATCTACTACTCGCGGTTCCGCCGTTGGTCGAAGCAGTTCTACCTCGACAAGCCCTACCGCGACGGCGCCACCCTCGAAGGCGACCAGCGCAAGGCCGAGGACTGGACCGTTCCCACGTACGACCACAACCCAGCGTGA
- a CDS encoding MFS transporter — protein sequence MSDRLRRLTTYAVLMAAVTAFALLQAMVIPVLPAIQHALGADARSVSWVVSAYLLSAAVATPLIGRVGDVYGKKQVLVAVLAVLSIASLVAAYAPSLEVMIAARVLQGVGGGVMPLSLGIVRDEFSAERTSAAVGTLAALGGIGASVGLVLAGPLVELLGYRALFLAPMTLTAITAVVAAVAVPRSPSGSGSLSWLPAPFLSIGVAAFLLATTQGTAWGWLAPRTLGLYATSVVFGALWIRLERRAEHPVIDLDMLRLPDVRSANVVSFLLGLAMFGVYSYVPQLLQTPRGTGYGLGATVSESGLVLAPMAVCVFLGGIVAARLTRRFGPRRVVTGASLVMSLALLTLVAARSQTWEIALTLTAYGFALGINLAALSTVVVVAVDAGRTAVASAVNFNVRNIGGAVGAALMATVVTAGLRADGVPRESGYTVGFVVLAVTMLCASVLAMTLPRDRAHLPSAQVTSTAT from the coding sequence GTGAGCGACCGCCTGCGCCGGCTCACGACCTACGCGGTCCTGATGGCGGCGGTCACGGCGTTCGCCCTGCTGCAAGCCATGGTCATCCCGGTTCTTCCGGCGATCCAGCACGCGCTCGGCGCCGACGCCCGCAGCGTCTCCTGGGTGGTCAGCGCATACCTGCTCTCCGCAGCCGTCGCGACGCCGCTCATCGGTCGCGTCGGAGACGTGTACGGCAAGAAGCAGGTCCTCGTCGCCGTCCTCGCGGTCCTGTCCATCGCCTCGCTCGTCGCCGCGTACGCACCGTCCCTCGAGGTGATGATCGCGGCCAGGGTCCTGCAGGGCGTGGGCGGGGGAGTGATGCCGCTCTCGCTCGGCATCGTCCGCGACGAGTTCAGTGCCGAGCGCACGTCCGCCGCCGTCGGCACGCTCGCCGCCCTGGGCGGGATCGGCGCCAGCGTGGGACTGGTTCTCGCGGGTCCGCTCGTCGAGCTGCTCGGCTATCGCGCCTTGTTCCTCGCCCCCATGACGCTGACGGCGATCACCGCCGTCGTAGCCGCGGTCGCGGTCCCCCGCTCGCCGAGCGGTTCCGGCTCCCTGTCGTGGCTCCCGGCGCCGTTCCTCAGCATCGGCGTCGCGGCGTTCCTGCTCGCGACGACCCAAGGGACCGCGTGGGGGTGGCTCGCTCCGCGCACGCTCGGGCTCTACGCGACTTCAGTCGTGTTCGGCGCACTCTGGATCCGGCTGGAGCGGCGCGCGGAGCATCCCGTCATCGACCTCGACATGCTGCGGCTTCCCGACGTGCGTTCGGCCAACGTCGTCTCCTTCCTCCTCGGCCTCGCCATGTTCGGCGTGTACTCGTACGTGCCGCAGCTCCTGCAGACACCACGAGGGACGGGCTACGGCCTGGGAGCAACGGTGTCCGAGTCGGGCCTCGTCCTCGCCCCGATGGCAGTCTGCGTGTTTCTCGGCGGCATCGTCGCGGCGCGCCTGACCCGCCGGTTCGGTCCGCGCCGCGTGGTGACCGGTGCAAGCCTCGTCATGTCGCTCGCCCTGCTGACCCTCGTCGCCGCACGCTCGCAGACGTGGGAGATCGCCCTGACGCTCACGGCATACGGCTTCGCGCTGGGCATCAACCTGGCCGCCCTCTCGACCGTCGTCGTGGTGGCCGTGGACGCGGGGCGGACCGCCGTCGCGAGCGCCGTGAACTTCAACGTCCGCAACATCGGAGGCGCGGTCGGGGCGGCGTTGATGGCGACCGTCGTCACCGCCGGTCTGCGGGCTGACGGCGTGCCGCGGGAGTCCGGATACACCGTCGGCTTCGTGGTGCTGGCGGTGACGATGCTCTGCGCGAGCGTGCTGGCCATGACGCTTCCTCGCGACCGGGCACACCTACCGTCTGCTCAGGTCACCTCGACCGCGACCTGA
- a CDS encoding pyridoxamine 5'-phosphate oxidase family protein codes for MGITLDPEERAALVGTHGEGVLATTTPTGAPVPLPVWYVVVDDVPYVRTPRSSKRLRHIEKNSRVSLLVHAGVAWRELRGVLIGGHAEIVEDPALAARIEEVLNERFADLLPPPLPARVSGAYAETVILRISPDREPVSWDNRKVRL; via the coding sequence ATGGGAATCACCCTCGACCCAGAAGAACGGGCTGCGCTCGTCGGCACACACGGCGAAGGAGTCCTCGCCACGACGACACCCACAGGCGCCCCGGTTCCCCTCCCCGTCTGGTACGTCGTCGTCGACGACGTCCCCTACGTACGCACGCCGCGCTCGTCGAAGCGGCTCCGGCACATCGAGAAGAATTCTCGGGTCTCGCTGCTCGTCCATGCGGGCGTCGCATGGCGTGAGCTCCGCGGCGTCCTCATCGGCGGGCACGCCGAGATCGTGGAGGATCCCGCCCTCGCGGCAAGGATCGAAGAGGTCTTGAACGAACGCTTCGCCGACCTGCTCCCTCCACCGCTGCCTGCCAGGGTCTCCGGTGCGTACGCCGAGACCGTCATCCTTCGCATATCGCCCGACCGCGAGCCCGTGAGCTGGGACAACCGGAAGGTACGGCTGTGA
- a CDS encoding ABC transporter substrate-binding protein, which produces MRLERTALFGTLASALLVVSGCASSDPGGSDSSSDAEGPMVIESFQALSGPVAPVGEAMSIGNKAAVSVINADGGVLGEPLELNITDSGGSPDQLAAKLQELLAGGLPHAVLPGSASEIPAGIPILDNAKVFTSQHFTADTFNDPKEYPLVFGNAHTIPDYVASFVAKLKEDGYASVGVLNSDDASGQAFQAVAKPALEEAGIDATFSAVSPSAVDATPQMQQVLADDPDALVLAGYFPGATAVVAARAKLGTDIPTISAQTFSANNLDSIAEPAALEGIEFQQLAANVKGTPQTESEAFQKFYEAVKKEAGGTLPFPINTYLVAYDDVMLAAYAAELAGSFDPEKMTAALEKATPEDMPNYVMPVGFSPENHFPNVTEEDFVFVPYSPTENGLVVPSGG; this is translated from the coding sequence ATGAGGTTGGAACGCACTGCGCTGTTCGGCACACTCGCCTCCGCGCTGCTGGTCGTGAGCGGCTGCGCCAGCTCCGATCCCGGGGGTTCGGACTCGTCCTCCGATGCCGAGGGCCCGATGGTGATCGAGAGCTTTCAGGCCCTCAGCGGGCCAGTCGCCCCTGTCGGTGAGGCGATGTCGATCGGCAACAAGGCGGCGGTCTCCGTCATCAACGCCGACGGAGGTGTTCTCGGCGAGCCGCTGGAGCTGAACATCACCGACAGCGGCGGCAGCCCCGACCAGCTGGCGGCCAAGCTGCAGGAGCTCCTCGCCGGCGGACTGCCTCACGCGGTCCTGCCGGGCAGCGCGTCGGAGATCCCGGCCGGAATCCCGATCCTCGACAACGCGAAGGTGTTCACGTCGCAGCACTTCACCGCCGACACCTTCAACGATCCGAAGGAGTATCCACTCGTCTTCGGCAACGCTCACACCATTCCCGACTACGTCGCGAGCTTCGTCGCCAAGCTGAAGGAGGACGGCTACGCGAGCGTCGGCGTGCTGAACTCGGACGACGCCTCCGGCCAGGCGTTCCAAGCGGTGGCCAAGCCAGCGCTCGAGGAGGCGGGCATCGACGCGACCTTCTCAGCGGTCTCCCCGAGCGCGGTGGATGCCACCCCCCAGATGCAGCAGGTCCTCGCCGACGACCCTGACGCTCTCGTGCTCGCGGGCTACTTCCCGGGCGCCACGGCGGTCGTCGCGGCACGCGCCAAGCTGGGCACCGACATCCCGACCATCTCCGCGCAGACCTTCTCCGCGAACAACCTCGACTCGATCGCCGAGCCTGCCGCGCTGGAGGGCATCGAGTTCCAGCAGCTGGCGGCCAACGTCAAGGGCACGCCGCAGACCGAGTCCGAGGCCTTCCAGAAGTTCTACGAGGCGGTGAAGAAGGAGGCCGGAGGAACGCTCCCGTTCCCGATCAACACCTACCTCGTCGCCTATGACGACGTCATGCTCGCCGCTTACGCCGCCGAGCTCGCCGGGAGCTTCGATCCCGAGAAGATGACGGCGGCCCTGGAGAAGGCGACCCCGGAGGACATGCCCAACTACGTGATGCCGGTGGGCTTCTCTCCCGAGAACCACTTCCCGAACGTCACCGAGGAGGACTTCGTCTTCGTCCCGTACTCACCGACGGAGAACGGCCTGGTCGTTCCGTCGGGCGGCTGA
- a CDS encoding branched-chain amino acid ABC transporter permease, producing MTVVWAGLSVGAVYALIAIGYNITMTFGGTFNFAHGALVVLAGFFTWFVMVEQGMPWWAAALCGAVLGALVAVVEELVAIRPVITKDSHALLVTTVGALVVIEGVLMATWGDEPRSVPFFGGQESFTLLGGRISPVDVWLIVMAVGVGVGFHLFARRSLWGLAARGATSDPDAAKVRGINVAALRTGSFALAGALAGLLGPVLVPKTGASVGITITLTVFGFVALAVGGFGSFLGSIVGGMVIGLVQAFGNRYLGVEYPPLLLFGLLLLILLLKPSGLFGQRGVRTV from the coding sequence ATGACCGTCGTTTGGGCTGGGTTGTCGGTCGGTGCGGTCTACGCACTCATCGCGATCGGCTACAACATCACGATGACGTTCGGTGGGACGTTCAACTTCGCCCACGGCGCGCTCGTCGTCCTCGCGGGCTTCTTCACCTGGTTCGTCATGGTCGAGCAGGGCATGCCCTGGTGGGCAGCGGCGCTGTGCGGCGCGGTCCTCGGGGCGCTGGTGGCGGTGGTGGAGGAGCTGGTCGCGATCAGGCCGGTCATCACCAAGGACTCGCACGCGCTGCTGGTGACGACAGTCGGTGCGCTCGTCGTGATCGAAGGCGTCCTGATGGCGACCTGGGGTGACGAGCCGCGGTCCGTTCCCTTCTTCGGTGGGCAGGAGTCGTTCACCCTCCTCGGCGGACGGATCTCACCGGTCGACGTCTGGCTCATCGTCATGGCGGTCGGCGTCGGCGTGGGGTTCCATCTCTTCGCCCGACGAAGCCTGTGGGGTCTGGCTGCTCGTGGCGCCACCAGCGATCCGGACGCGGCCAAGGTGCGGGGGATCAACGTTGCGGCGTTGCGCACCGGGTCGTTCGCCCTCGCTGGCGCATTGGCCGGCCTCCTTGGCCCCGTGCTCGTACCGAAGACCGGTGCGAGCGTCGGGATCACCATCACCTTGACCGTGTTCGGGTTCGTCGCCTTGGCAGTCGGCGGGTTCGGCAGCTTTCTGGGTTCGATCGTCGGCGGGATGGTCATCGGACTCGTCCAGGCGTTCGGAAACCGCTACCTGGGTGTCGAGTACCCGCCGCTGCTGCTCTTCGGGCTGCTCCTGCTCATCCTGCTTCTCAAACCCAGCGGCCTCTTCGGTCAACGCGGCGTCAGGACGGTGTGA